One Solanum lycopersicum chromosome 4, SLM_r2.1 DNA window includes the following coding sequences:
- the LOC101263805 gene encoding uncharacterized protein isoform X2 has translation MANIDEERKQVIKHSVKKLTEERGGRGESSFLNNNNSSGSKEEGELTASDNDDRNVCSTDQLTSSVSAPLERQVHVDTVNGNSQDTQAEKNTSSSKMGRSIDAPSSTPHESAHLKSSKKNREHFVPFLISFSDESGSDCENSGRKKISASKNRTFAEEKFIKPPAPAPRRPQKLQKITRNEAKLMPSKGAVSHNVSSLLTKPNGGTYGNAARLHCFTKFNNSNKVATLDHGKRANAHLNSSKLHDLRQMIAIRENQLNLERLQNTKKLTSASCRDVNLVNKRNLVVRASRETTNDNLRELQEPDKKRKKIVSSNPSWGFSNSHEIMSMVIGSKNCALKDSCQLELADHSSPGEKYLSCSVIAGQLKQKEYQGASSSTNPSLTLKDGIDTVRNLNQSSSNSSKEIASKAANKLDKTEHAAELGSQYNQPLLPKKVSSGLAGVNVTEKSGSNLVRSNENTQKPSPDGNNIAAFNHGAGSNAVANVTSLNFPSFWNFCDKPNISGSNRIDLQPLLNLEELQDKELEEAQEYRRKCEIEERNALKSYRKAQRALIEANARCSHLYSRREQYSAQLRDLMMGNPNLLLPCGFPDETGIGLGSLHAISDVNLHSVPSSSCAVQPTFDFNNQHEANLNVHPNNVALQNVSSFQEHYNLASDPCSEPDCITFKPHKEDNGANNMCSPSEDFSMSRNEDEGTFLFEDKSPENHLDYQGKEKSIVDMDKNMNKASEGQSTMDNSQDSLILEATLRSQLFERLRMRTLCQKECPQESLEAVAEGRTENNELVGRVVMGDRLCSDSEREIEPQQGSDFQGRDVMSTMFKMPAEVDRQGNNEKFDSTSASPSSYICLDSCINTSDDKSQFASSFTFSYPILKSAILDFKASDSMDLLKLQIGNSSVQTSHDQGEDNFGSSTIPSISSAVSVEAASLDLISSKSGSYSCNFSIDPLWPLCIFELRGKCNNPECSWQHVRDYSSGSRMKVTLDNDDRVGSPTQVQLSSAERTLTKSLDCLGLAPPTYLVGLDVLKADLQSCKSILSHEYSQLWVKCFSLTFVLSSQLPTDLPFDGPLFHGANARVEVQGGWNRQSLYFQSRNGSSGPCKELSADDDQIVEMALLNLSQEANKPKGRSQALKLLARALEVNPTSAVVWIVYLLLYYSSQKSIGKDDMFKCAVEHAEGSYELWLLYINSRTQLDERLAAYDAALLALCRHASVSDRNALFGSDGILDILLQMMNCLCMSGNIATAIDKINELYPTEEKSDSPFRLSLPDIITCLTISDKCVFWVCCVYLVVYRKLPVTVLQRFEYQKELSSIDWPSTDLNFDEKQRGVSLMELAVDSLALYINRESLEDEANLRAAHLFSVNHVRCVVVLKGLECSKSLLENYVTLYPSCLELVLMLARAEYDFADGSFEGFEDALDNWFDEVPGVQCLWNQYVQCALQDRKRDFVEGLMARWFQFSWKHKYFQNSCLDAVDSDNSQSLPESASVSDIAALFSSSSPNDYVFGMLNCSIYKLLQNDYTEAQLAIDRALEAASADSYNHCVRERLLFPRAENLDNDGKVLRLLSGYLADKRASITSEPLSRQFIQRIKKPRVRQLVGKLLCLVSFEPSMVNTVLEAWYGPSLLPEKKDELTNFVDMVESLMGMLPSNYHLAICVCKQITKTSIPANTSGGVSFWGSALLISALFQAVPVAPEYVWVEASDILHGLTGSPSLSLSFLKRALSVYPFSVMLWKSYLSLSKAEGNSEAVKEAAMAKGIELQ, from the exons ATGGCGAATATCGACGAAGAGAGGAAACAGGTCATAAAGCATTCGGTAAAAAAACTTACTGAGGAACGAGGAGGAAGAGGAGAATCTTCGTTTCTGAATAACAACAATTCCTCAGGAAGCAAAGAAGAAGGAGAACTTACTGCATCTGATAACGAT GATCGAAATGTTTGTTCCACCGATCAGCTTACGAGCAGTGTTTCTGCTCCATTGGAGCGGCAGGTTCACGTTGATACAGTGAATGGGAATTCTCAGGATACCCAGGCAG AAAAAAATACTTCTTCCAGCAAAATGGGTCGCTCAATTGATGCGCCTTCTAGTACACCTCATGAATCAGCTCATCTGAAGAGTTCTAAAAAGAATCGAGAGCATTTTGTACCGTTTCTGATTAGCTTCTCAGATGAAAGTGGCAGTGACTGTGAAAATTCTGGACGGAAGAAGATTTCAGCAAGTAAAAACAGAACCTTTGCTGaggaaaaatttattaaacCACCAGCACCTGCTCCTCGAAGACCTCAGAAATTGCAAAAGATTACTAGAAATGAGGCAAAGTTGATGCCAAGCAAAGGGGCTGTAAGTCACAATGTTTCTTCTTTATTGACCAAACCTAATGGAGGCACTTATGGAAATGCTGCCCGCTTGCATTGTTTTACAAAGTTTAACAACTCAAATAAGGTAGCTACCCTTGACCATGGGAAAAGAGCAAATGCACATCTGAACTCTAGTAAACTTCATGACTTGCGCCAAATGATCGCGATTCGCGAGAATCAATTAAATCTTGAGAGATTACAGAATACCAAAAAGTTAACTTCAGCTTCGTGTAGGGATGTAAATCTTGTCAATAAAAGGAATTTGGTGGTGAGGGCATCTAGAGAAACTACTAATGATAATTTACGGGAACTACAAGAACCAGATAAGAAACGCAAAAAAATTGTTTCGTCAAATCCAAGTTGGGGTTTCTCAAACTCCCATGAAATTATGTCTATGGTTATAGGATCAAAAAACTGTGCATTAAAGGATTCCTGTCAACTGGAACTAGCTGATCATAGCAGTCCTGGAGAAAAATATCTGTCTTGTTCAGTCATTGCTGGACAACTAAAACAAAAAGAGTATCAGGGcgcttcttcttcaacaaatccaTCTCTCACTCTCAAAGATG GTATTGATACCGTAAGGAATCTCAATCAGAGTTCCAGCAATTCGTCAAAAGAAATTGCAAGTAAAGCTGCCAATAAATTG GACAAGACAGAGCATGCTGCTGAACTAGGTAGTCAGTACAATCAGCCTCTTTTACCGAAGAAAGTGAGTTCTGGGCTTGCTGGTGTTAATGTAACTGAAAAGAGCGGCAGCAATCTAGTCAGATCTAATGAAAACACACAGAAGCCTTCTCCCGATGGTAACAACATTGCAGCCTTCAACCATGGTGCGGGCAGCAATGCTGTGGCCAATGTG ACATCTCTGAACTTTCCAAGCTTTTGGAACTTCTGTGACAAGCCGAATATTAGTGGAAGCAACAGAATAGACTTGCAACCACTGTTGAATTTAGAAGAACTGCAAGATAAAGAACTGGAAGAAGCACAGGAATATCGCCGCAAGTGCGAGATTGAAGAAAGAAATGCTCTGAAATCTTACCGAAAGGCTCAAAGGGCCTTGATTGAAGCTAATGCTAGATGCTCTCACCTATACAGTAGAAGAGAACAATACTCAGCCCAGCTTCGAGATCTTATGATGGGAAATCCAAATTTGTTACTGCCTTGTGGGTTTCCTGATGAGACTGGAATTGGATTGGGCTCCTTACATGCAATTTCTGATGTTAATTTGCATTCAGTTCCCTCTTCAAGTTGTGCAGTGCAGCCTACATTTGACTTCAACAATCAACATGAAGCCAATTTAAATGTCCATCCAAATAATGTCGCTCTTCAAAACGTCTCCAGTTTTCAGGAGCATTACAATTTGGCATCTGATCCCTGCAGCGAGCCTGATTGCATCACATTCAAGCCTCATAAGGAAGATAATGGTGCAAATAACATGTGCTCCCCTTCTGAGGATTTCAGTATGTCTCGTAATGAGGATGAAGGGACATTTCTGTTCGAAGATAAATCTCCAGAAAACCATCTGGACTATCAAGGGAAGGAAAAATCCATAGTTGACATGGACAAGAATATGAACAAAGCATCAGAGGGGCAATCAACGATGGATAATTCTCAGGATTCTTTAATCCTTGAAGCAACTTTGCGCTCTCAGCTTTTTGAAAGACTAAGGATGAGAACTTTGTGCCAGAAGGAGTGCCCACAAGAGAGCCTGGAAGCCGTAGCTGAAGGAAGAACagaaaataatgagcttgtggggagGGTGGTAATGGGCGATAGATTATGCTCCGATTCAGAGCGAGAGATTGAGCCACAACAAGGATCTGACTTTCAAG GTCGTGATGTGATGAGTACGATGTTTAAGATGCCTGCTGAGGTGGACCGTCAGGGCAACAATGAGAAGTTTGATTCTACTTCTgcatcaccttcctcttatatTTGTTTAGATAGTTGTATCAACACAAGCGATGACAAATCTCAGTTCGCAAGCTCATTCACCTTTTCATATCCTATTTTGAAGAGTGCTATCTTAGACTTCAAGGCTTCAGATTCCATGGATCTACTCAAATTACAGATTGGAAATTCCAGTGTACAAACTTCTCATGATCAGGGGGAAGACAATTTTGGTAGCAGCACCATTCCAAGCATTTCAAGTGCGGTCTCAGTTGAAGCAGCTTCACTGGATTTAATTAGCAGTAAGAGTGGGTCTTACTCTTGCAATTTTAGCATTGACCCGCTTTGGCCACTTTGTATCTTTGAACTTCGGGGAAAATGCAATAATCCTGAGTGTTCTTGGCAACATGTTAGAGACTACTCTTCTGGCAGTAGAATGAAGGTGACATTGGATAATGATG ACAGGGTTGGATCACCAACTCAAGTACAGCTATCTTCTGCCGAAAGAACCCTTACCAAGTCACTTGACTGCCTTGGTTTGGCTCCCCCAACTTATTTGGTTGGCTTGGATGTTCTGAAAGCTGATCTGCAGTCATGTAAATCCATTCTAAGTCATGAGTACAGCCAACTGTGGGTGAAGTGTTTCAGTCTTACCTTTGTTCTCTCTAGTCAGCTGCCCACTGATTTACCATTTGATGGGCCGTTATTTCATGGCGCTAATGCTCGTGTTGAGGTCCAGGGTGGTTGGAATAGGCAATCACTTTATTTTCAAAGCAGAAATGGATCATCG GGTCCATGCAAGGAACTATCTGCTGATGATGACCAGATTGTAGAGATGGCTCTTCTTAATCTCAGTCAGGAGGCTAATAAACCGAAGGGAAGATCACAG GCTCTTAAACTCCTTGCTCGAGCTTTGGAAGTTAATCCTACGTCAGCAGTTGTCTGGATTGTTTACCTGTTACTTTACTATAGCAGTCAGAAGTCCATTGGAAAGGATGACATGTTCAAATGTGCG GTTGAGCACGCTGAAGGCTCTTACGAACTCTggcttttatatataaatagtcgAACACAGCTGGATGAGAGGCTGGCTGCGTATGATGCTGCACTCTTGGCCCTGTGTCGCCATGCATCTGTATCTGACAGAAATGCTCTTTTCGGCAGTGATGGCATATTGGATATACTTTTGCAGATGATGAATTGTCTGTGCATGTCTGGGAATATTGCTACAGCTATTGATAAAATCAATGAGCTATATCCCACAGAAGAGAAATCTGATAGCCCGTTCAGACTGTCTCTTCCTGATATCATTACATGCTTAACCATTTCTGATAAATGTGTTTTCTGGGTCTGTTGTGTCTACTTGGTTGTGTACAGGAAACTTCCTGTGACCGTTCTGCAGCGATTTGAATATCAGAAAGAACTTTCTTCCATAGATTGGCCGTCTACTGACTTGAACTTTGATGAGAAGCAACGTGGTGTCTCTCTGATGGAATTAGCAGTAGATTCTCTAGCATTGTACATCAATAGAGAGTCTCTTGAAGATGAAGCAAATCTCAGGGCAGCACACCTGTTTTCGGTCAATCATGTTAGATGTGTAGTGGTGCTTAAGGGTTTAGAATGTAGTAAGAGTTTGTTAGAGAACTATGTCACGTTGTATCCATCATGTCTAGAACTTGTTCTGATGTTAGCTCGGGCAGAGTATGATTTTGCAGATGGAAGTTTTGAAGGTTTTGAAGATGCTTTAGATAACTGGTTTGACGAAGTTCCTGGAGTTCAATGTCTTTGGAACCAGTATGTCCAATGCGCACTCCAAGACAGGAAAAGAGATTTTGTTGAGGGATTAATGGCTCGATGGTTCCAATTTTCATGGAAACACAAATATTTCCAAAATAGTTGTCTGGATGCTGTAGATAGTGATAACTCCCAGTCTTTACCAGAGTCTGCTTCAGTATCTGATATTGCTGCTCTCTTTTCCAGTTCTAGCCCGAATGATTATGTATTTGGGATGCTGAACTGTTCCATCTATAAGCTATTACAAAATGACTATACTGAAGCTCAATTAGCCATTGATAGAGCATTGGAGGCTGCTTCTGCTGATAGTTACAATCATTGTGTGAGAGAACGTCTTTTGTTTCCGCGTGCAGAGAATTTGGACAATGATGGGAAAGTATTGAGACTTCTGTCAGGTTATTTGGCTGATAAGCGTGCTTCCATCACATCTGAGCCATTGTCCAGACAATTCATCCAAAGAATTAAGAAGCCTAGAGTCCGGCAGCTAGTTGGCAAGTTGCTATGTCTGGTATCTTTTGAGCCTTCCATGGTCAACACAGTTCTGGAAGCATGGTATGGTCCATCTCTCTTACCTGAAAAGAAAGACGAACTAACCAACTTTGTCGACATGGTTGAGAGCTTAATGGGGATGCTTCCTTCCAACTATCATCTGGCAATTTGTGTATGCAAGCAGATTACGAAAACCTCAATTCCAGCAAACACTTCTGGTGGCGTCTCCTTCTGGGGAAGTGCTCTACTGATAAGTGCATTATTTCAAGCTGTTCCCGTTGCGCCAGAATATGTATGGGTAGAAGCTTCAGATATTTTGCATGGTCTTACAGGTTCCCCGTCCCTATCCCTCAGTTTCCTGAAGAGAGCTCTGTCTGTATATCCATTCTCTGTAATGCTGTGGAAATCTTATCTCAGTTTGTCCAAGGCCGAAGGAAACTCAGAAGCTGTTAAAGAAGCAGCAATGGCAAAAGGTATTGAACTCCAGTAA
- the LOC101263805 gene encoding uncharacterized protein isoform X1, whose translation MANIDEERKQVIKHSVKKLTEERGGRGESSFLNNNNSSGSKEEGELTASDNDDRNVCSTDQLTSSVSAPLERQVHVDTVNGNSQDTQAEKNTSSSKMGRSIDAPSSTPHESAHLKSSKKNREHFVPFLISFSDESGSDCENSGRKKISASKNRTFAEEKFIKPPAPAPRRPQKLQKITRNEAKLMPSKGAVSHNVSSLLTKPNGGTYGNAARLHCFTKFNNSNKVATLDHGKRANAHLNSSKLHDLRQMIAIRENQLNLERLQNTKKLTSASCRDVNLVNKRNLVVRASRETTNDNLRELQEPDKKRKKIVSSNPSWGFSNSHEIMSMVIGSKNCALKDSCQLELADHSSPGEKYLSCSVIAGQLKQKEYQGASSSTNPSLTLKDGIDTVRNLNQSSSNSSKEIASKAANKLDKTEHAAELGSQYNQPLLPKKVSSGLAGVNVTEKSGSNLVRSNENTQKPSPDGNNIAAFNHGAGSNAVANVTSLNFPSFWNFCDKPNISGSNRIDLQPLLNLEELQDKELEEAQEYRRKCEIEERNALKSYRKAQRALIEANARCSHLYSRREQYSAQLRDLMMGNPNLLLPCGFPDETGIGLGSLHAISDVNLHSVPSSSCAVQPTFDFNNQHEANLNVHPNNVALQNVSSFQEHYNLASDPCSEPDCITFKPHKEDNGANNMCSPSEDFSMSRNEDEGTFLFEDKSPENHLDYQGKEKSIVDMDKNMNKASEGQSTMDNSQDSLILEATLRSQLFERLRMRTLCQKECPQESLEAVAEGRTENNELVGRVVMGDRLCSDSEREIEPQQGSDFQGSRDVMSTMFKMPAEVDRQGNNEKFDSTSASPSSYICLDSCINTSDDKSQFASSFTFSYPILKSAILDFKASDSMDLLKLQIGNSSVQTSHDQGEDNFGSSTIPSISSAVSVEAASLDLISSKSGSYSCNFSIDPLWPLCIFELRGKCNNPECSWQHVRDYSSGSRMKVTLDNDDRVGSPTQVQLSSAERTLTKSLDCLGLAPPTYLVGLDVLKADLQSCKSILSHEYSQLWVKCFSLTFVLSSQLPTDLPFDGPLFHGANARVEVQGGWNRQSLYFQSRNGSSGPCKELSADDDQIVEMALLNLSQEANKPKGRSQALKLLARALEVNPTSAVVWIVYLLLYYSSQKSIGKDDMFKCAVEHAEGSYELWLLYINSRTQLDERLAAYDAALLALCRHASVSDRNALFGSDGILDILLQMMNCLCMSGNIATAIDKINELYPTEEKSDSPFRLSLPDIITCLTISDKCVFWVCCVYLVVYRKLPVTVLQRFEYQKELSSIDWPSTDLNFDEKQRGVSLMELAVDSLALYINRESLEDEANLRAAHLFSVNHVRCVVVLKGLECSKSLLENYVTLYPSCLELVLMLARAEYDFADGSFEGFEDALDNWFDEVPGVQCLWNQYVQCALQDRKRDFVEGLMARWFQFSWKHKYFQNSCLDAVDSDNSQSLPESASVSDIAALFSSSSPNDYVFGMLNCSIYKLLQNDYTEAQLAIDRALEAASADSYNHCVRERLLFPRAENLDNDGKVLRLLSGYLADKRASITSEPLSRQFIQRIKKPRVRQLVGKLLCLVSFEPSMVNTVLEAWYGPSLLPEKKDELTNFVDMVESLMGMLPSNYHLAICVCKQITKTSIPANTSGGVSFWGSALLISALFQAVPVAPEYVWVEASDILHGLTGSPSLSLSFLKRALSVYPFSVMLWKSYLSLSKAEGNSEAVKEAAMAKGIELQ comes from the exons ATGGCGAATATCGACGAAGAGAGGAAACAGGTCATAAAGCATTCGGTAAAAAAACTTACTGAGGAACGAGGAGGAAGAGGAGAATCTTCGTTTCTGAATAACAACAATTCCTCAGGAAGCAAAGAAGAAGGAGAACTTACTGCATCTGATAACGAT GATCGAAATGTTTGTTCCACCGATCAGCTTACGAGCAGTGTTTCTGCTCCATTGGAGCGGCAGGTTCACGTTGATACAGTGAATGGGAATTCTCAGGATACCCAGGCAG AAAAAAATACTTCTTCCAGCAAAATGGGTCGCTCAATTGATGCGCCTTCTAGTACACCTCATGAATCAGCTCATCTGAAGAGTTCTAAAAAGAATCGAGAGCATTTTGTACCGTTTCTGATTAGCTTCTCAGATGAAAGTGGCAGTGACTGTGAAAATTCTGGACGGAAGAAGATTTCAGCAAGTAAAAACAGAACCTTTGCTGaggaaaaatttattaaacCACCAGCACCTGCTCCTCGAAGACCTCAGAAATTGCAAAAGATTACTAGAAATGAGGCAAAGTTGATGCCAAGCAAAGGGGCTGTAAGTCACAATGTTTCTTCTTTATTGACCAAACCTAATGGAGGCACTTATGGAAATGCTGCCCGCTTGCATTGTTTTACAAAGTTTAACAACTCAAATAAGGTAGCTACCCTTGACCATGGGAAAAGAGCAAATGCACATCTGAACTCTAGTAAACTTCATGACTTGCGCCAAATGATCGCGATTCGCGAGAATCAATTAAATCTTGAGAGATTACAGAATACCAAAAAGTTAACTTCAGCTTCGTGTAGGGATGTAAATCTTGTCAATAAAAGGAATTTGGTGGTGAGGGCATCTAGAGAAACTACTAATGATAATTTACGGGAACTACAAGAACCAGATAAGAAACGCAAAAAAATTGTTTCGTCAAATCCAAGTTGGGGTTTCTCAAACTCCCATGAAATTATGTCTATGGTTATAGGATCAAAAAACTGTGCATTAAAGGATTCCTGTCAACTGGAACTAGCTGATCATAGCAGTCCTGGAGAAAAATATCTGTCTTGTTCAGTCATTGCTGGACAACTAAAACAAAAAGAGTATCAGGGcgcttcttcttcaacaaatccaTCTCTCACTCTCAAAGATG GTATTGATACCGTAAGGAATCTCAATCAGAGTTCCAGCAATTCGTCAAAAGAAATTGCAAGTAAAGCTGCCAATAAATTG GACAAGACAGAGCATGCTGCTGAACTAGGTAGTCAGTACAATCAGCCTCTTTTACCGAAGAAAGTGAGTTCTGGGCTTGCTGGTGTTAATGTAACTGAAAAGAGCGGCAGCAATCTAGTCAGATCTAATGAAAACACACAGAAGCCTTCTCCCGATGGTAACAACATTGCAGCCTTCAACCATGGTGCGGGCAGCAATGCTGTGGCCAATGTG ACATCTCTGAACTTTCCAAGCTTTTGGAACTTCTGTGACAAGCCGAATATTAGTGGAAGCAACAGAATAGACTTGCAACCACTGTTGAATTTAGAAGAACTGCAAGATAAAGAACTGGAAGAAGCACAGGAATATCGCCGCAAGTGCGAGATTGAAGAAAGAAATGCTCTGAAATCTTACCGAAAGGCTCAAAGGGCCTTGATTGAAGCTAATGCTAGATGCTCTCACCTATACAGTAGAAGAGAACAATACTCAGCCCAGCTTCGAGATCTTATGATGGGAAATCCAAATTTGTTACTGCCTTGTGGGTTTCCTGATGAGACTGGAATTGGATTGGGCTCCTTACATGCAATTTCTGATGTTAATTTGCATTCAGTTCCCTCTTCAAGTTGTGCAGTGCAGCCTACATTTGACTTCAACAATCAACATGAAGCCAATTTAAATGTCCATCCAAATAATGTCGCTCTTCAAAACGTCTCCAGTTTTCAGGAGCATTACAATTTGGCATCTGATCCCTGCAGCGAGCCTGATTGCATCACATTCAAGCCTCATAAGGAAGATAATGGTGCAAATAACATGTGCTCCCCTTCTGAGGATTTCAGTATGTCTCGTAATGAGGATGAAGGGACATTTCTGTTCGAAGATAAATCTCCAGAAAACCATCTGGACTATCAAGGGAAGGAAAAATCCATAGTTGACATGGACAAGAATATGAACAAAGCATCAGAGGGGCAATCAACGATGGATAATTCTCAGGATTCTTTAATCCTTGAAGCAACTTTGCGCTCTCAGCTTTTTGAAAGACTAAGGATGAGAACTTTGTGCCAGAAGGAGTGCCCACAAGAGAGCCTGGAAGCCGTAGCTGAAGGAAGAACagaaaataatgagcttgtggggagGGTGGTAATGGGCGATAGATTATGCTCCGATTCAGAGCGAGAGATTGAGCCACAACAAGGATCTGACTTTCAAGGTA GTCGTGATGTGATGAGTACGATGTTTAAGATGCCTGCTGAGGTGGACCGTCAGGGCAACAATGAGAAGTTTGATTCTACTTCTgcatcaccttcctcttatatTTGTTTAGATAGTTGTATCAACACAAGCGATGACAAATCTCAGTTCGCAAGCTCATTCACCTTTTCATATCCTATTTTGAAGAGTGCTATCTTAGACTTCAAGGCTTCAGATTCCATGGATCTACTCAAATTACAGATTGGAAATTCCAGTGTACAAACTTCTCATGATCAGGGGGAAGACAATTTTGGTAGCAGCACCATTCCAAGCATTTCAAGTGCGGTCTCAGTTGAAGCAGCTTCACTGGATTTAATTAGCAGTAAGAGTGGGTCTTACTCTTGCAATTTTAGCATTGACCCGCTTTGGCCACTTTGTATCTTTGAACTTCGGGGAAAATGCAATAATCCTGAGTGTTCTTGGCAACATGTTAGAGACTACTCTTCTGGCAGTAGAATGAAGGTGACATTGGATAATGATG ACAGGGTTGGATCACCAACTCAAGTACAGCTATCTTCTGCCGAAAGAACCCTTACCAAGTCACTTGACTGCCTTGGTTTGGCTCCCCCAACTTATTTGGTTGGCTTGGATGTTCTGAAAGCTGATCTGCAGTCATGTAAATCCATTCTAAGTCATGAGTACAGCCAACTGTGGGTGAAGTGTTTCAGTCTTACCTTTGTTCTCTCTAGTCAGCTGCCCACTGATTTACCATTTGATGGGCCGTTATTTCATGGCGCTAATGCTCGTGTTGAGGTCCAGGGTGGTTGGAATAGGCAATCACTTTATTTTCAAAGCAGAAATGGATCATCG GGTCCATGCAAGGAACTATCTGCTGATGATGACCAGATTGTAGAGATGGCTCTTCTTAATCTCAGTCAGGAGGCTAATAAACCGAAGGGAAGATCACAG GCTCTTAAACTCCTTGCTCGAGCTTTGGAAGTTAATCCTACGTCAGCAGTTGTCTGGATTGTTTACCTGTTACTTTACTATAGCAGTCAGAAGTCCATTGGAAAGGATGACATGTTCAAATGTGCG GTTGAGCACGCTGAAGGCTCTTACGAACTCTggcttttatatataaatagtcgAACACAGCTGGATGAGAGGCTGGCTGCGTATGATGCTGCACTCTTGGCCCTGTGTCGCCATGCATCTGTATCTGACAGAAATGCTCTTTTCGGCAGTGATGGCATATTGGATATACTTTTGCAGATGATGAATTGTCTGTGCATGTCTGGGAATATTGCTACAGCTATTGATAAAATCAATGAGCTATATCCCACAGAAGAGAAATCTGATAGCCCGTTCAGACTGTCTCTTCCTGATATCATTACATGCTTAACCATTTCTGATAAATGTGTTTTCTGGGTCTGTTGTGTCTACTTGGTTGTGTACAGGAAACTTCCTGTGACCGTTCTGCAGCGATTTGAATATCAGAAAGAACTTTCTTCCATAGATTGGCCGTCTACTGACTTGAACTTTGATGAGAAGCAACGTGGTGTCTCTCTGATGGAATTAGCAGTAGATTCTCTAGCATTGTACATCAATAGAGAGTCTCTTGAAGATGAAGCAAATCTCAGGGCAGCACACCTGTTTTCGGTCAATCATGTTAGATGTGTAGTGGTGCTTAAGGGTTTAGAATGTAGTAAGAGTTTGTTAGAGAACTATGTCACGTTGTATCCATCATGTCTAGAACTTGTTCTGATGTTAGCTCGGGCAGAGTATGATTTTGCAGATGGAAGTTTTGAAGGTTTTGAAGATGCTTTAGATAACTGGTTTGACGAAGTTCCTGGAGTTCAATGTCTTTGGAACCAGTATGTCCAATGCGCACTCCAAGACAGGAAAAGAGATTTTGTTGAGGGATTAATGGCTCGATGGTTCCAATTTTCATGGAAACACAAATATTTCCAAAATAGTTGTCTGGATGCTGTAGATAGTGATAACTCCCAGTCTTTACCAGAGTCTGCTTCAGTATCTGATATTGCTGCTCTCTTTTCCAGTTCTAGCCCGAATGATTATGTATTTGGGATGCTGAACTGTTCCATCTATAAGCTATTACAAAATGACTATACTGAAGCTCAATTAGCCATTGATAGAGCATTGGAGGCTGCTTCTGCTGATAGTTACAATCATTGTGTGAGAGAACGTCTTTTGTTTCCGCGTGCAGAGAATTTGGACAATGATGGGAAAGTATTGAGACTTCTGTCAGGTTATTTGGCTGATAAGCGTGCTTCCATCACATCTGAGCCATTGTCCAGACAATTCATCCAAAGAATTAAGAAGCCTAGAGTCCGGCAGCTAGTTGGCAAGTTGCTATGTCTGGTATCTTTTGAGCCTTCCATGGTCAACACAGTTCTGGAAGCATGGTATGGTCCATCTCTCTTACCTGAAAAGAAAGACGAACTAACCAACTTTGTCGACATGGTTGAGAGCTTAATGGGGATGCTTCCTTCCAACTATCATCTGGCAATTTGTGTATGCAAGCAGATTACGAAAACCTCAATTCCAGCAAACACTTCTGGTGGCGTCTCCTTCTGGGGAAGTGCTCTACTGATAAGTGCATTATTTCAAGCTGTTCCCGTTGCGCCAGAATATGTATGGGTAGAAGCTTCAGATATTTTGCATGGTCTTACAGGTTCCCCGTCCCTATCCCTCAGTTTCCTGAAGAGAGCTCTGTCTGTATATCCATTCTCTGTAATGCTGTGGAAATCTTATCTCAGTTTGTCCAAGGCCGAAGGAAACTCAGAAGCTGTTAAAGAAGCAGCAATGGCAAAAGGTATTGAACTCCAGTAA